cagttactcagaaaaaaaaaatttttttttttagattttatttttaagtaatctctacacctgacatggggctcaaacttccaaccccaaaatcaagaattgcatgctctactgaccaagTCAGCCAAGTACCCCCAGAAAATTCTTTTCTGACCACCCTCCTCAGATAGGCCAGGCTCCCTAGTATGCACTCACTTCATAATCTGTATTTTCTCCTACTGCATTTCTCCAAGTTTGCAATAATGTTTTGATTGGTTTCCTGTTAGTTAACTGCCTCTAGATGGGGAGCACCAGTAGGTCCTGATCCCATCTCTCTGGCTCACCACGGATTGCTAAGCACCTAGCACCAAGCCTGCATGCAGTAGGTGCTACATAGGCACTCATTAAACAAATGAATGCAGGAAGGAGGGAACGCAGAGGGCTGGGACCCTGGGCAGGAAGCAAAGAAGAGAGCTGCCGCTGGATCTGGGGCCCACCACACCTACAGAACTACAGATCTGTGGCCTGGATGACTTCCGGGCCCAGCCACTCAGGGCCCTGGCTCTGTCTAGGGAAGTTGAGTCTGTGAAGTTCCTCAGAGATCTCCAGGAAGGTCTTGCCTTTGGTCTTGGGGAGGAAGAAGCCAGTACAGATGGTCCCACAGACACAAACACCCAGGAAAGGCACATAAAGAAAGTGGCACAAGCCTTCCTGTGAGTGAAAAGAGTCTCTGAGACCTGGTGTGTGCCCTGTTCAGGATCAGACATAAGGCCACATGACAGGTCATGATGAGGGATTTGTCCCTCTTTTTGAGTCCCATCCCCTCCAGCCTCAGGCTCCCAGGATGGAGACTTCCCACTGGGGCTCTCCTGCAGACACAGGGGAAAACCTAAGGcaagggaagggtggggagggtgccTACCATGATGAAGGGAAACCCCAGCCCGACCAGGAAGAGCATGGTCCACATGAGCACCCCGCAGACCATAGAGGCAGCAGGCCGGGCCTTCTGGTCAAAGAGCTCCATGGCCAGAATCCCTGTCACTCCGGCTAGAAGGAAGAGCAGGGACAGGGGCTGCCAGCCAGGGCTGCCACCTTGTCCCCAACATAGGAGTGGGGGCCCCTTGTCCTCTTCTCCAGCCATTCCCTCCCAGAAGCCCCAGTATAGGGGGCAGGGCATGCGGGTGACTTTGCATTTATAGCCACTTGTCATTCGTGAAGACATTCGTGTTCCTTCGGCAAAGCCCAAAGTGCAGAGCTCCTTGGGCCCACTCACCAGGGCCAATGCCAAAGCTGAGGATGAGGGCAAAGACGCAGAACATGGCCAGGTAGGGCATCCAAGGGAGGGAGCTCTgcagcaaaggggcagagggggtggagTGAGGTGGAGACCAGGCTGCCCCAAGCCACAACCCTCATGCCCAGCCCCACTACCTGCAGGCCCCCACTGTAAAGATACTTCCACAGCAGGCCATCAGACCATACCCCGCTATCAGCAGCTTCCGGCGGCCCACCATCTCGATCACTGCACACTGCAAAGGAAAGGAGCCCTCAGTAACTGACCTGTGCGCTGGAAGCATGCTTCCTTTGGTTTAAAGGCCAGCAGTGGGCAGCTCCAGGTGTGTGTGAGGGAGCAATTAGGAGCAGTTGACTGCTTCAGGAGATTAAGACATTATTAGGGGGGGCCTGAGTGGGTTAAgcaccgactcttggtttgggctcaggtcatgatctcaaggtttgcaggttccagccccacattgagctctgtgctgacagctctgtgatgcttgggattctctcccaccctctctctctcctctctctctctgcccctcccttattcatgctctctctctctttctcaaaataaataaataaataaacttcaaatgcTGCTGACTCACCCCATTTGAGCATAGTGAACTGGAGTGGAAAAGGGCCCAAGGTAGAGGACTTGATAGAAGACACTCCTCCAGGTGTCAGAACCCgacgcacccccacccccacagggctGGTGGAGGGTCAACCCCTGAGCCCACGACAAACTCAGATAAACTCACACTGATACAGGCCACGAGCAGCTCGCAGCTCCCAGTCCCCACGATAGCATACTGGACTTTCCCCTCGGGGATCCCGGCCTCCCGGAACACGGAGGAGGCGTAGGCATACACCTGGAcaggggggcagaggggtgggctGCCAGCTGCCTGTGGTCtgcagccctcccacccccaaccagtTGAAGGACGCAGCGGGGAGCCTCACCGAGTTGGTTCCGCAAAGCTCCAAGGCACTGCCCAGGACCATGAGGCTTGTCACCTGTCTCCACAGCCCGCGATCCTGGAACAACTCCCATGGGCGCAGGGCGCGCCGGCCCTGGCAGAAGATACGCTCCTCTTCCAGCTCAGCCAACTCCTCCACCACCTCCGTGGTGCCCCGCAGCCGCTGCAGCGCTAGAGCAGGATGCAAGGGCAGAGGGCGCTGGGCCTCATTTCCCCCAACCTCTGCTTGGTGCCCTGCAGTGAGCTCCCACCCCAGCtccgttcactctctctctgggTCCCCCTGATCAGATGGGGATGATCTTCCTGTCCCTGTCATTTCAGGGCATCAAGAACCAGAAAAGGTTTTAGGAGCTGGGGGTTCTGTGGATACATCAGAGGGGACACAATTGTGGCAGATGACCATTATCCAATGTCCCCAGTTCTCCACCCTTCCCTGTATCTATGCTCTCTGCTAGGTGATTTTTGTAGCTGCCCCCACAAAAGGGGCAAGTATGCATCCTGCTCCTTGGCACTGCGCTGTGCCATGTGACTCACTCTGGCCAATAGAATGAGGTTGTAAGGAGGATATGCAAATTTCTGCCCAAGCCTTAAGAGACCTTGCTCATTTCTACTCGCTTTTCTCCCGTCACCATAAAGACATGAGATGGGGCTAGCCCACTGGTCCCAGGAGGAGCAGAAATGACCCAGCTGAGACTCTCCTAACTTTGCCAGTGCCCAGCTGACCTGCATGAGTGACCAAGACCAGCAGAGCCACCAGCTAGGCACAGTCTGTATCAGCCAACCCCAGAGAACTCACAGACACTTGAGCTAAGTAATTGCTTCTTTGGTTTGCCATGAGATGTGATTATTAGGCAGCAATACAAAACTAATGAATTAACTGGTACCAGGAGTAGGTGCTACCATACTAGACCTGTGATCTATGGCATTGATTCCAAGACCAGGCAGAAGATGGTGAGGAGGTTGGAAAAATGGGTATTCAGGGCAGTAGtgtggaagaaaatacagaaacacaaacaaacagaCCTAATGAACTTCTGGACTGGAGTGAAGAAACCTCTATATGTTGAAAGCATGAACTGGTTGCTGTTAGCTGAGTATTCTAAGCTTACTATATTGAAACATGAGCTCAAAAAACCTTCAGAGGGAAAAAGATTTAGTTCCAGAACTCACTAGGTTggtttaataaaaaaacaaacaaaataaacctgtTGCTTATCTCCAGCCTCTCCAGTTAGCAAAAAGAGGCTCACATTAAGTTACAGCCTGAAAGCAAAGATCAAATCCAGAGCACTGCCAGTGAGTCATGGATGCAGGGCAACAATCAAATTAAGGGTGTGGCTTAATGCAGTGACTCACTGCAATGGAAAAAGAGGCATTTAGAAGGCTTAAGGATGTTGGTCCCCAGCCTCCCAACATGCCCCAAATTCCAGTAAGTCAGTCTCAAGAGAGAAGCATGCCTCAGAAAGACTTGTGGGTATGGCTTTTTGGCACATTGatcaaatacatagaaaaatcaCATCGGTTTCAAGAAAATTATATTGACAAAAGCTCTGCCAGCCTGGAGAGAAAGGGACCAAGACAATTTGAATGTGCCCAACTTTCTGTGGGTACATTTGCAATGCCCTCTTCAGAAGGTGACTAGGAAGTATATCTCAGAGGGAAGAAACAAGAACCTGGGGAAACCATGACCTGGGGAGCCCCTCCTAGGGGCCAGAGCCAGGACTTGATCATGAAACATTCCCTACCCCCAAGGCAGGGAGATCTGGCAGCGTTTTCTTAAGAGCGCATCGGCATTAAGGATTGGTGACTGCGTCCTGCTTCCTTGACTCCTTGTCTTTGGAATGAGGGTTAGTTCTGGTTACACTGTCCGACTTTCACATTGTGTGCTGAGTTCAGAGAGGCAGACTTGTGTTTTTAGTGCCTAGGTGTCTGGATCAAGAGAAGGCACATATAGATTTGATGTGATCTTAAGATCCTGGACTTCAAGACTGACACCATGATTGGGTGAGACTGTGGGGTCCTGGATGACATTGACCATGTTTTGCACAGGGGAGGGATATCAATAATAGCTGTGGCCACAACAGCAAGCTGAGAGGGTGCCTGAGTGGGCCCTGGTCTTCACCCTTCTCCAAATCTATACCCCTTGCCATGGGAGAGGATATGCCATTGATTTTCCCATCCCTTGACTTTGGGTTCAGGGACAGGACTctctttggccaatgggatgtt
This DNA window, taken from Neofelis nebulosa isolate mNeoNeb1 chromosome 11, mNeoNeb1.pri, whole genome shotgun sequence, encodes the following:
- the SLC2A11 gene encoding solute carrier family 2, facilitated glucose transporter member 11 translates to CPPEIGKDLNSEPRPAQIQGSVLLLTICAAGIGGTFQFGYNLSIISAPTLPIQEFINETWQVHTGQPLPDHLVLLVWSLIVSLYPLGGLFGALLAGPLAIILGRKKSLLVNNIFVVATATLFGFSHRPGSFEMVMLGRLPLGVSAGVSMNVQPMYLGESIPKELRGAVAITSVIFTALGIVIGQVVGLRELLGDPQAWHLLLASCLVLGVLQLAFLPLLPESPRYLLIDRGDMEACLAALQRLRGTTEVVEELAELEEERIFCQGRRALRPWELFQDRGLWRQVTSLMVLGSALELCGTNSVYAYASSVFREAGIPEGKVQYAIVGTGSCELLVACISCAVIEMVGRRKLLIAGYGLMACCGSIFTVGACLQSSLPWMPYLAMFCVFALILSFGIGPAGVTGILAMELFDQKARPAASMVCGVLMWTMLFLVGLGFPFIMEGLCHFLYVPFLGVCVCGTICTGFFLPKTKGKTFLEISEELHRLNFPRQSQGPEWLGPEVIQATDL